In Euwallacea fornicatus isolate EFF26 chromosome 36, ASM4011564v1, whole genome shotgun sequence, a genomic segment contains:
- the Taf5 gene encoding transcription initiation factor TFIID subunit 5, with product MNNGLDKNQLAAVLQVLKKYNLKGTEEQLRKEASLSDEVDQPDSNVSSVLTGYKSDGDPDTYESSYIELKRFVESSLDIYKHELGMILYPVLVHMYLELVYNGHSDQAVSLMKKFGPEQDVYYQDDLMKLAMVTRRDHMNGNELTDTFKSNQFIIRMSRDTLSLLKRHLHDKKASVLLNIIQEHLYFDMYEGVARNKMQIDATSGAVGGEAKRQDNKAKVYYGIPKAPDIHILSAPVEDEEESAEQDNPDRPKKKKSKKDPLLSKKTKSDPNAPPTDRIPIPDLKDNDKIEKLKALREASKRTNLGPENLPSCCCYTLLNANYSVCCAEITEDSSMLAVGFNDSIIKVFTLVPQKLKAMKSADKLQEVNIEAEDVLVRMMDERSGESVRSLCGHSGPVYSVSFSPDRTVLLSASEDTSIRLWSLQIWTCLVVYKGHMFPVWDVKFSQLGYYFASCSYDRTARLWATDHYQPLRIFGGHFSDVDCVQFHPNSNYIATGSSDRRVCLWDISTGNHVRLMTGHKQPIQALAFSVCGRFLASAGADCTVLIWDLSHGHLVAELTGHDKTIHCLAFSRCGNILVSGGLDCSVRLWNFTKLTEEISSEDVNISHNPDVKTGDEYLLRTFQTKNSPLINLHFTRRNLMLAIAVFDGMAT from the exons atgaaTAACGGTTTAGACAAAAATCAATTGGCGGCAGTTTTGCAAGTATTAAAGAAATACAACTTAAAG GGTACTGAGGAACAGTTAAGGAAAGAAGCTAGCCTTTCCGATGAAGTAGACCAACCTGACTCCAATGTTAGCAGCGTTTTAACAGGATATAAAAGCGATGGAGACCCAGATACTTATGAATCCTCTTACATTGAACTAAAAAGATTCGTCGAGAGCTCTTTAGACATATACAAACATGAGCTTGGAATGATCTTGTACCCTGTTCTAGTCCACATGTACTTGGAGCTAGTATACAATGGCCACAGTGATCAGGCAGTATCgttaatgaagaaatttgggCCTGAACAAGATGTATATTATCAAGATGACTTAATGAAATTGGCTATGGTGACAAGAAGAGATCATATGAATGGGAATGAGCTGACTGATACCTTTAAGTCGAATCAGTTTATAATTCGAATGTCACGGGATACACTGTCACTGTTGAAAAGACACTTACATGATAAAAAGGCTTCAGTATTGCTGAATATTATTCAAGAGCATTTGTATTTTGATATGTATGAGGGGGTTGCAAGGAACAAAATGCAGATTGATGCAACATCTGGTGCTGTTGGTGGAGAGGCTAAGAGGCAGG ATAACAAAGCCAAAGTCTATTATGGCATTCCTAAAGCACCAGATATTCATATCTTGTCAGCACCAGTGGAAGATGAAGAAGAGTCTGCTGAGCAAGATAATCCCGACAgaccaaaaaagaaaaaatcaaagaaagaCCCGTTATTATCCAAAAAGACTAAATCTGACCCAAACGCACCCCCAACAGATAGAATTCCTATCCCTGACCT GAAAGATAATGATAAAATTGAGAAACTAAAAGCTCTACGCGAAGCTTCGAAAAGGACTAATTTGGGACCGGAAAATCTGCCGTCTTGTTGTTGCTACACATTACTAAACGCAAATTACTC AGTGTGTTGTGCAGAAATAACTGAAGATTCTAGCATGCTGGCGGTGGGGTTTAACGATTCGATTATCAAAGTATTCACTTTAGTGCCGCAGAAACTAAAAGCCATGAAATCCGCCGATAAATTGCAGGAAGTTAATATTGAAGCTGAGgatgttttg GTAAGAATGATGGATGAAAGATCAGGAGAATCTGTGAGAAGCCTTTGTGGTCACAGCGGCCCAGTCTATTCAGTATCTTTTTCACCAGATAGAACCGTTTTGCTCAGCGCCTCTGAGGACACATCCATTAG ACTATGGAGCTTACAAATCTGGACTTGCCTAGTGGTTTACAAGGGACATATGTTTCCCGTTTGGGACGTTAAGTTTTCGCAATTGGGGTACTATTTTGCATCATGCTCTTATGACAGAACTGCACGTTTATGGGCAACTGATCATTATCAACCTTTGAGGATATTTGGGGGACATTTCTCCGATGTAGAC TGTGTGCAATTTCATCCAAATTCTAATTACATCGCAACAGGTTCCAGTGATCGCAGAGTGTGCTTATGGGACATATCTACCGGCAACCATGTCCGACTGATGACAGGCCATAAACAACCTATTCAAGCATTAGCTTTCAGCGTTTGTGGGCGATTTTTGGCGTCTGCAGGAGCTGATTGTACAGTATTAATCTGGGATTTATCCCACGGTCATTTAGTCGCCGAACTGACCGGTCACGACAAGACCATACATTGCCTGGCATTCAGTCGATGTGGTAACATTTTGGTGTCCGGAGGTTTGGACTGTTCAGTGAGGCTTTGGAATTTCACCAAATTGACCGAGGAAATCAGTTCAGAAGATGTGAATATTTCGCATAATCCCGATGTGAAGACCGGAGATGAATATTTGCTGCGAACGTTTCAAACGAAGAATTCCCCACtgataaatttgcattttacacGAAGGAATTTGATGTTAGCAATTGCTGTTTTCGATGGGATGGCTACGTAG